GCCGGTGCCCGCCTTCCAGAGTGGGCCAGGGCAGGGCAGCGCCGTAGGGGTTCGCCGGATCCGTGGCAGCCAGCGCGACGGCGGTCGGTTCAGGCTGCTTCAACTGGGCGTCTTCGGAGAAGGAACGCAGCCGGTCCACCGTGGCCGGCACGGCAAACTGGGCGGCACCGAGCTGTTCAATAAAGTAGCCGCGGCGGCACCGGCCCATCTCCTCCAGCCGGGCCAATACCCGGTACAGCAGGGCGAAACCTCCCGGCGTTCCTTCGCTGGCCACGGACCCACGGGTCACTACTCCGTAGCGGTCCAGCATCAGCTCAGCCGTGGCATGGGCATGAAGAGTGGTGTCGGTTTCCACCTCGGGGAGCATGCTCCACCGCCCGGCGACCAGGGGCGGAGCGTTGCGCAGTGCGGGCGCCGACGCGCCGCCGGCGGCCAGACGCATGGAACTGCCCGTCAGTGATGCTCCGGGTGCCCGTCCGAGCCGTCCCATCCGTGCGGTGCGGGCACGGGGAGTTGCCGCCCGCTGCTTATGCGCGGTTTTCCCACCCGAGAGCAGGGACCGGACCGGAGTGAAGGTGTCATTGCTGATCCGCCCGGCCCAGACGAGTTCCCAAAGGGCGGAAATGATGTTCGCATCCGTTTCGGCCACGCCGTCTGCGGCCAGGCCGTCGCCGAGCTGGCGGAAGAAATACGCACCGCCGTTGCCCAGCAGTTCCAGGACCCGCTGGTGCAGGCCGGTGGGCTCGAAATCCGGGGAGGGATTAAGCGTCAGTGGGGCGTTTTCGGCCAGGTGCAGGGCAATCCAGCCGTCGTTTCCCGGCAGGGAGCCGCTGCCGGACCACACCACTTCCCCGGTGGCCGTCAGCTCGTCCAGCATGGCCGGGGCATAGTCCCGCACCCGGGAGCCCAAAATGAGCGGTTCCCAGGCCGAGGCCGGGATGGGCACGCCGGAAAGCTGGTCGATCACGGTGGCCACGCCGTCGAGCCCGCGCAGCGAGGAACCCACATTCTGCCAGGCCGGCAGGAACCGTCCGTAGGTGGCGGGGTCCACCGGTTCCACCTCGGAACGCAGGGCGGCGAGCGAGCTGCGGCGCAGCCGGCGCAGTACCTCGACGTCGCACCATTCGGTCCCGCCGGGAGTGCTGGGGACGGTGACGGTGGCCGGGGGAGTGGCGTCGACGCCGTCGGCCGCGTCCAGCGGCAGCGTTTCCGAGGGACGGAATTCGCCTTCAACCACCCGCCCTTCACCGGCCAGCCGCTGCAGGGTGCCGGTGACGACGGCGACGCCGAGTCCCAGCCGGGCGGCAGCTTCGGCTGCGGTGAAGGGCCCGTGGGTGCGGGCATACCGGCCCACCAGGTCCCCGAGGGGATCCGCAACAGGTTCGATGAAGGCCAGCGGCACGCCCATGGGCAGCGGTACGCCGAGGGCATCGCGCAGCCGGGCGGCGTCTTCGATGGCGGCATACCGGCTGCTGCCGGCGATGCCGGTCTTCAGGGCACGGTTGGACCGCACCAGTTGTTCCAGCAGCTCTTCGGCGTCGGCAGGGGTGGCGGTGGACGGTACCGGTTCCACCGCGCTCCCGGCCCCGTCCGTAAGGAGCTCCACCGGCTGCAGGCGGGCGGCGACCTCCGTAACGGACAACGGCCCGAGCAGCCGCAGCAGGTCCGCCACGCCTTCCAGTCCGCGGGCATGGCGGTCCGGCGCCAGGCGCTGGAGTTCACTCTCGATCCGGGCGATGATCCGCGCATCCAGCAGCTCGCGCAGTTCGGCCCGGCCCAGCAGCTCATTGAGCAGCGTCGGGTCCAGGGACAGTGCGGCGGCCTTGCGTTCGGCCAGCGGCGAATCGCCCTCGTACAGGAAGGCACCCACGTAGCCGAACAGCATGGAGCGGGCGAACGGTGACGGCGAGGGAGTGGTGGTTTCCACCAGCCGGATTTCACGCCGCTCGATTCCGGCCGCAATGTCTTTCAAGGCCGGCAGATCGTAGACGTCCTGCAGGCATTCCCGCACTGTTTCCAGCAGGATCGGGAACGTGGGGTACTTCTTGGCGACGTCCAGCAGCTGCGCCGACCGCTGCCGCTGCTGCCAGAGCGGGGAGCGCTTGGACGGGTTCTGCCGCGGAAGCAGCAGCGCGCGTGCCGCGCATTCCCGGAACCGGGACGCGAACAGCGCGGAGCCGCCCACCTCGGCGGTGACGATCGAGTCGAGCTCCTCGGGGTCGAAGAGGAACAGCTCGGCGCCGGGGGGTTCGTCCTCCATCAGCGGCACGCGCAGCACTATGCCGTCGTCGGAGGCCATCGCCGAACCGTCCAGGCCGTACCGTGCGTGCAGCCGCGCCCCGACGGCGAGGGCCCAGGGCGCGTGGACCGGCATGCCGTAGGGGCTGTGCAGGACCACCCGCCAGTCACCGAGTTCGTCGTGGAAGCGTTCCACCACCAGCGCGCGGTCGTTGGGCACCACGTCGGTGGCCTGCTGCTGGTCGCGCAGATAAGTGATCAGATTGCCGGCGGCCCAGTCGTCCAGCCCGACGGCGGTGAGCCGTTCCCGCGCCGCGGCGTCATCCGCTGCGGCCATCTCGCGGACGAACGCGCCCAGGGCGCGGCCCAGCTCCACCGGACGGCCCAGGGTATCCCCGCGCCAGAACGGCAGTTTGCCCGGCTGCCCGAAGGCGGGGGAGACGAGCACCCGGTCGTGGGTGATGTCTTCGATCCGCCAGCTCGTGGCGCCCAGGGCGAAGATGTCCCCGACCCGGGACTCGTAGACCATTTCCTCATCGAGTTCACCGACCCGGCGGCTGTTTTTACCTTCGGAATCGCCCACCAGATAGACGCCGAACAGGCCGCGGTCCGGAATGGTGCCGCCCGAAGTCACGGCCAGGCGCTGCGCCCCCGGCCGGCCGGTAATGGTGCCTTCGGTTCGGTCCCAGACAATGCGCGGCCGCAGTTCCGCGAATTCATCCGACGGGTAGCGTCCGGACAGCAGGTCAAGGGTGGCGTCGAATGCAGAACGCGGCAGGCCGGCAAACGGCGCGGACCGGCGGACGACGTCGAACCATTCCTCCACATCAATGGAGCCCAGTGCGGCGGCGGCCACGGTCTGCTGGGCGAGGATGTCCAGCGGGTTGGCCGGGATGGCCAGCGGCTCGATCTGCCCGGCGAGCATCCGTTCGGCGGTGACGGCGGAGTTCAGCAGGTCCCCGCGGTGCTTGGGGAACATGACACCCTGGGAGATTTCCCCGACCTGGTGCCCGGCCCGGCCCACGCGCTGCAGGCCGCTGGCCACCGACGGCGGCGATTCGACCTGCACCACCAGGTCCACCGCACCCATGTCGATGCCCAGTTCGAGGGAACTGGTGGCCACCACGCAGCGCAGCCGCCCGGATTTCAGGTCGTCTTCGATCAGTGCGCGCTGGTCCCGGGACACCGAGCCGTGGTGCGCCCGCGCCAGCACGGGATTGTCGTCCTCGACCGCGAGGTCCGCACGCCGCAGCACGGACACCCCGGCCTGGGCCATGACCTGGGCCGGCGGATGCGCCGGTGCTGCTGGCGCTGCCGGAGCTACCGGCACGGAGGTTCCGTCGGTGCCCGTCGCGGCCTGTGCAGATTCCAGCCGGAAGGCGTGGATCTCGTTCAGGCGGGCGGTAATGCGTTCGGCCAGGCGCCGGGAATTGGCGAACACAATGGTGGAGCGGTTGGCCTCGATGAGGTCGACGATCTTCTCCTCCACATGCGGCCAGATGCTGGCCTGCGGAGCGTAGCCGCCCTCCACGGTGTCCTCGGTGGTGGGCGCGTTGCCCAGATCCGTCATGTCCTCCACCGGGACGGTGACGGTCAGGTTCCAGTTCTTCCGGGACTGGGGTGCCACAATCCGTACCGGTGCGTTGCCGCCCAGGAACCGGGCCACGGTTTCATGCGGCTCCACCGTGGCAGAGAGTCCGATCCGCTGGACGGGCTTCTCCAGCATGGCGTCCAGCCGGGCCAGGGTCACGGCCAGGTGTGCGCCGCGTTTGGTGCCGGCCACGGCGTGGACCTCGTCCACAATGACGGTTTCCACCTCTGACAGGGTTTCCCGTGCCTGAGATGTGAGCATCAGGAACAGCGATTCCGGTGTGGTGATGAGGATGTCCGGCGGCCGGGTCAGCAGGGCACGGCGCTCGTTCTGCGGAGTGTCACCGGAACGGACACCCACGGTGATGGACGGCGCCGGAAGGCCCAGCCGTTTTGCGGTCTGGGTAATACCGATCAGCGGGGAACGGAGGTTGCGTTCCACGTCAACGCCCAGCGCCTTCAACGGGGAAATGTACAGAACCTTGGTCTTGCGTTTCGGTTCCGTATTCCGCTTCCGGCGCGGAGGTTTCGACCCGGGTTCCGTCAGCTCCGGCAGGGGCAGCTCCGCCGGAACCGCAGGAACCGCAGGGCCTGAGGCGGCGGAAGCGATAAAGCTGTCCAGCGCCCAGAGGAACGCTGCCAGGGTTTTACCAGAACCGGTGGGAGCGACCACCAGGGCATTGGCCCCCTCGGACACGGCGTCCCACGCCCCGACCTGCGCGGGTGTGGGCGCGGCAAAAGCCCCCTCGAACCATTCCCGAGTGGCGGGGGTGAACTTGCCGAGCACCAATTGTTCCTGCACCGAGGACGCCGATGTCATGGCACTATTCTTCCCCACCCCGGTGACACTTTCTCCGCGGCCGTGGGAGGTTCGGCTGCAGGCCGAAAATCAGCGGGCCTGCAGGATCCCCACGTGCAGCAGTTCGATGTCCGCGTTCGTGCATCCCGTGGAGGGGTAGGCAATGGTCAGGGAAGCGGTGTCCTCAGGCGGGTACACCAGCAGGGACGCTGTGCCCTGGACCTGGCAGTCTCCGTACTTCTGGGCCACGGTTTCCTGCAGCTCGGCGGCCGCGGCCT
This window of the Arthrobacter sp. zg-Y919 genome carries:
- a CDS encoding ATP-dependent helicase — protein: MTSASSVQEQLVLGKFTPATREWFEGAFAAPTPAQVGAWDAVSEGANALVVAPTGSGKTLAAFLWALDSFIASAASGPAVPAVPAELPLPELTEPGSKPPRRKRNTEPKRKTKVLYISPLKALGVDVERNLRSPLIGITQTAKRLGLPAPSITVGVRSGDTPQNERRALLTRPPDILITTPESLFLMLTSQARETLSEVETVIVDEVHAVAGTKRGAHLAVTLARLDAMLEKPVQRIGLSATVEPHETVARFLGGNAPVRIVAPQSRKNWNLTVTVPVEDMTDLGNAPTTEDTVEGGYAPQASIWPHVEEKIVDLIEANRSTIVFANSRRLAERITARLNEIHAFRLESAQAATGTDGTSVPVAPAAPAAPAHPPAQVMAQAGVSVLRRADLAVEDDNPVLARAHHGSVSRDQRALIEDDLKSGRLRCVVATSSLELGIDMGAVDLVVQVESPPSVASGLQRVGRAGHQVGEISQGVMFPKHRGDLLNSAVTAERMLAGQIEPLAIPANPLDILAQQTVAAAALGSIDVEEWFDVVRRSAPFAGLPRSAFDATLDLLSGRYPSDEFAELRPRIVWDRTEGTITGRPGAQRLAVTSGGTIPDRGLFGVYLVGDSEGKNSRRVGELDEEMVYESRVGDIFALGATSWRIEDITHDRVLVSPAFGQPGKLPFWRGDTLGRPVELGRALGAFVREMAAADDAAARERLTAVGLDDWAAGNLITYLRDQQQATDVVPNDRALVVERFHDELGDWRVVLHSPYGMPVHAPWALAVGARLHARYGLDGSAMASDDGIVLRVPLMEDEPPGAELFLFDPEELDSIVTAEVGGSALFASRFRECAARALLLPRQNPSKRSPLWQQRQRSAQLLDVAKKYPTFPILLETVRECLQDVYDLPALKDIAAGIERREIRLVETTTPSPSPFARSMLFGYVGAFLYEGDSPLAERKAAALSLDPTLLNELLGRAELRELLDARIIARIESELQRLAPDRHARGLEGVADLLRLLGPLSVTEVAARLQPVELLTDGAGSAVEPVPSTATPADAEELLEQLVRSNRALKTGIAGSSRYAAIEDAARLRDALGVPLPMGVPLAFIEPVADPLGDLVGRYARTHGPFTAAEAAARLGLGVAVVTGTLQRLAGEGRVVEGEFRPSETLPLDAADGVDATPPATVTVPSTPGGTEWCDVEVLRRLRRSSLAALRSEVEPVDPATYGRFLPAWQNVGSSLRGLDGVATVIDQLSGVPIPASAWEPLILGSRVRDYAPAMLDELTATGEVVWSGSGSLPGNDGWIALHLAENAPLTLNPSPDFEPTGLHQRVLELLGNGGAYFFRQLGDGLAADGVAETDANIISALWELVWAGRISNDTFTPVRSLLSGGKTAHKQRAATPRARTARMGRLGRAPGASLTGSSMRLAAGGASAPALRNAPPLVAGRWSMLPEVETDTTLHAHATAELMLDRYGVVTRGSVASEGTPGGFALLYRVLARLEEMGRCRRGYFIEQLGAAQFAVPATVDRLRSFSEDAQLKQPEPTAVALAATDPANPYGAALPWPTLEGGHRPGRKAGALVVLVDGDLALYAERGGKTLLTFTEEPAALELSAAALVRIIQRGAAEKMAIEKVNGTDILDTEAARALTAAGFYTTPKGLRYRV